In Kogia breviceps isolate mKogBre1 chromosome 9, mKogBre1 haplotype 1, whole genome shotgun sequence, a single window of DNA contains:
- the STEAP1 gene encoding STEAP1 protein isoform X2, whose amino-acid sequence MESRQDITNQEELWKMKPRRNLEEDGYLNKDSRETSAPKRPVLLHVHQTTHCDAFDCPPELQHKQELFPKWRLPVKIAAIVSSLTFLYTLLREIIHPFVTSHQQYFYKIPILVINKVLPMVSITLLALVYLPGVIAAFVQLHNGTKYKKFPHWLDRWMVTRKQFGLLSFLFAVLHAVYSLSYPMRRSYRYKLLNWAYQQVQQNKEDAWIEHDVWRMEIYVSLGIVTLAILALLAVTSIPSVSDSLTWREFHYIQVNYI is encoded by the exons ATGGAGAGCAGACAAGATATCACAAATCAAGAAGAACTTTGGAAAATGAAGCCCAGGAGAAATCTAGAAGAAGATGGTTATTTG aaTAAGGATTCAAGAGAGACCAGCGCACCGAAAAGACCTGTGCTTTTGCACGTGCACCAAACAACCCATTGTGATGCATTTGATTGCCCCCCAGAGCTTCAGCACAAACAGGAACTCTTTCCAAAGTGGCGTTTGCCAGTTAAAATCGCTGCTATCGTATCATCTCTGACTTTTCTTTACACTCTTCTGAGGGAAATAATTCACCCTTTTGTAACTTCCCATCAacagtatttttataaaattccaaTCCTGGTCATCAACAAAGTCTTGCCAATGGTTTCCATCACCCTCTTGGCACTGGTTTATTTGCCAGGTGTGATAGCAGCATTTGTGCAGCTTCATAATGGAACCAAGTATAAGAAATTTCCACATTGGTTGGATAGGTGGATGGTAACAAGAAAGCAATTTGgtcttctcagtttcctttttgcTGTACTGCATGCAGTTTACAGCTTATCCTATCCAATGAGACGATCCTACAGATACAAGTTGCTAAACTGGGCATATCAACAG GTCCAGCAAAATAAAGAAGATGCCTGGATTGAGCATGATGTTTGGAGAATGGAAATTTATGTGTCTCTAGGAATTGTGACACTTGCAATACTGGCTCTGTTGGCTGTGACATCTATTCCATCTGTGAGCGACTCTTTGACATGGAGAGAATTTCACTATATTCaggtaaattatatataa
- the STEAP1 gene encoding STEAP1 protein isoform X1, with translation MESRQDITNQEELWKMKPRRNLEEDGYLNKDSRETSAPKRPVLLHVHQTTHCDAFDCPPELQHKQELFPKWRLPVKIAAIVSSLTFLYTLLREIIHPFVTSHQQYFYKIPILVINKVLPMVSITLLALVYLPGVIAAFVQLHNGTKYKKFPHWLDRWMVTRKQFGLLSFLFAVLHAVYSLSYPMRRSYRYKLLNWAYQQVQQNKEDAWIEHDVWRMEIYVSLGIVTLAILALLAVTSIPSVSDSLTWREFHYIQSKLGIVSLLLGTIHALIFAWNKWADIKQFVWYTPPNFMIAVFLPIIVLICKAILLLPCLRKKILKIRHGWEDVTNINKTKMSSQL, from the exons ATGGAGAGCAGACAAGATATCACAAATCAAGAAGAACTTTGGAAAATGAAGCCCAGGAGAAATCTAGAAGAAGATGGTTATTTG aaTAAGGATTCAAGAGAGACCAGCGCACCGAAAAGACCTGTGCTTTTGCACGTGCACCAAACAACCCATTGTGATGCATTTGATTGCCCCCCAGAGCTTCAGCACAAACAGGAACTCTTTCCAAAGTGGCGTTTGCCAGTTAAAATCGCTGCTATCGTATCATCTCTGACTTTTCTTTACACTCTTCTGAGGGAAATAATTCACCCTTTTGTAACTTCCCATCAacagtatttttataaaattccaaTCCTGGTCATCAACAAAGTCTTGCCAATGGTTTCCATCACCCTCTTGGCACTGGTTTATTTGCCAGGTGTGATAGCAGCATTTGTGCAGCTTCATAATGGAACCAAGTATAAGAAATTTCCACATTGGTTGGATAGGTGGATGGTAACAAGAAAGCAATTTGgtcttctcagtttcctttttgcTGTACTGCATGCAGTTTACAGCTTATCCTATCCAATGAGACGATCCTACAGATACAAGTTGCTAAACTGGGCATATCAACAG GTCCAGCAAAATAAAGAAGATGCCTGGATTGAGCATGATGTTTGGAGAATGGAAATTTATGTGTCTCTAGGAATTGTGACACTTGCAATACTGGCTCTGTTGGCTGTGACATCTATTCCATCTGTGAGCGACTCTTTGACATGGAGAGAATTTCACTATATTCag agcAAACTAGGAATTGTTTCCCTTCTGCTGGGCACAATACATGCATTGATTTTTGCCTGGAATAAATGGGCAGATATAAAACAATTTGTATGGTATACACCTCCAAATTTTATGATAGCTGTTTTCCTTCCGATTATTGTCCTGATATGCAAAGCCATACTACTCCTTCCATGCTTGAGAAAGAAGATACTGAAGATTAGACACGGTTGGGAAGATGTCACCAACATTAACAAGACTAAGATGTCTTCCCAGTTGTAG